The genomic stretch GTTTTAAAAGGACAATTATACAGGACGATATGAAATATTAAATCTGCCTTTCTCTGTATTGAAGCGCTCAGCATCGGGAAATTCTTCTATAATTCCAGAATCTCTTAAAGGAATATTGTATATATCTGGTGTCCTCCctaataatttgtttatcCAGGTCCCAGCAGGAGTAAACTAGTGAAAAttagttatatattttatgtatgttATTTGtagttatatttaaaaatgaataaactgaattaaaaataaagtataatATTCGTtctcttttaaataattacactAATTACTTTGTATATTAGTAATGAAGGAAGTAAAAATCCAGCAGCTGCAGCAATAGCAGTGATACTTTGTGATGTTATAGAAGTGGAAGAACCATTTGAGGGTGATGCAGGAATACCCACTCCAGTTGAGCTACTATATGAATCAGAATGTGAAGTTATAGTTTGTTCTTCAGTTACTTCTAATTTGCATTTCCATGTAGATAAATGACTGTATGGCTTATGGGTAATATAATCTCTAAGAAGTACACAATGTTCtttatcataattttctttttgcatttatcGTATAACTCATTATATGAATCGAcataattttgaatatatttttgataattttcattGCATGGAAGGTTATCTTGAGCACGTTGTTCCATGTAGGTGTTATAATCTTTTGAATAATCAAACATTAGttttaaaacattaaaatatttttcatcattcttATACAAATGATGTACATAACATACATTACTTTCTGTAGTATTAtcaagaaaattataaagtaaattcataattttattatagtTTAAACTACCTGTTAAATGTTTTAACAACATATCAGTTATCCAATAGTAAAAGAAATCacaaatataattatctAATGTAGAGCTCTCAATTTTATGGTATACATAGCATAATgcattcataattttatcagACATGTCATCAAATTGCAGGAAAAGTTTTAATTCATTCTTCGTAGTATTGTAAAGGCTTAAattttgacaattttctatttctttaccgaaataagaataataaaattttgttggTAATTGATTTAATTCTTCATCctaagaattaaaaataatatatatatattatattttaaaaagacaaaatatatttattttcattaaaaaataacatatataagctatatatattattagataattaaaaaaaaaagtataccCCTAAAATTTTCCTCATCCTTAATGAACATGAAAATATGAGTTATAAaccatataaaaaaataatgatatacTTAGTGAATCAGTTAACTATATGTTGAATGAGGAATAatggaaaacataaaaatgta from Plasmodium cynomolgi strain B DNA, scaffold: 0769, whole genome shotgun sequence encodes the following:
- a CDS encoding CYIR protein (putative;~vir-type antigen), encoding MSDKIMNALCYVYHKIESSTLDNYICDFFYYWITDMLLKHLTGSLNYNKIMNLLYNFLDNTTESNVCYVHHLYKNDEKYFNVLKLMFDYSKDYNTYMEQRAQDNLPCNENYQKYIQNYVDSYNELYDKCKKKIMIKNIV